The Tenacibaculum sp. MAR_2010_89 sequence AGAAACATAACTTACTAACTCGTCAATCTTCCATAACATAGATTGTGTATTTCCTTCTTGAACTACTTCATTGTTTTTTTTAAGCTGAAAAGATAACTTATTTATATCAAATTCTTCTTTTGGGAAAAAGTTTCCTATAACAGCACTTCCATCAAATGCCTTTGCTTTTTCCCAAGGTAATCCTTTTTCCTTACATTTAGCCTGCACGTCACGAGCAGTAAAATCGATACCTAAACCTATTTCATCATAGTATTTAGGTGAAAACTTTGGTGAAATATGCTTCCCTACTTTATTTATTTTTACCAACACCTCAACTTCATAATGAATATCATTTGAAAAAGGCGGTATAAAAAAAGGCATTTTTTTAGGTAAAATTGCAGAGTCAGGTTTTAAAAAGACCACTGGACTTTCAGGCTTCTCATTCTCTAATTCTTCTATGTGTTTAGCGTAATTACGCCCTATACAAATTATTTTCATTCTATAAAACAAAACGTCATTACAAACAAAATGAAGTAACCTTTAAAATGAGATTACTTCATCATTTTTATTTATAACAACAAGTTAATTTAATTTTAAGGGATCCATGTTTTAGGGAAGTTCGGCTTTCTCTTTTCCAAAAAAGCATCACGTCCTTCTTTAGCTTCATCTGTCATGTATGCTAAACGTGTAACTTCACCTGCAAACACTTGTTGTCCTACCATTCCATCATCAGTTAAATTCATTGCAAACTTTAACATTTTAATTGATGTTGGCGATTTTTCTAATATTTCTTGAGCCCAATCAAATGCTGTTTGCTCCAACTCATCATGAGGTACAACAGCATTCACCATTCCCATTTCATAAGCTTCTTGCGCAGAATAATTTCTACCCAAAAAGAATATCTCTCTAGCTCTCTTTTGCCCTACCATTTTAGCTAAATATGCAGAACCATATCCTGCATCAAATGAAGTTACGTCGGCATCTGTTTGTTTAAAAATAGCATGTTCTTTACTTGCTAAAGTTAAATCGCAAGTAACATGTAAACTATGTCCACCACCTACTGCCCAACCTGGAACTACACAAATTACAGCTTTAGGCATAAAACGAATTAATCGTTGAACTTCTAAAATATTTAATCGATGATACCCATCTTTTCCAACATATCCCTGATGGCCACGTGCATTTTGATCTCCTCCTGAACAAAAACTCCAAACACCATCTTTAGTTGATGGACCTTCAGCTGACA is a genomic window containing:
- a CDS encoding fumarylacetoacetate hydrolase family protein: MKIICIGRNYAKHIEELENEKPESPVVFLKPDSAILPKKMPFFIPPFSNDIHYEVEVLVKINKVGKHISPKFSPKYYDEIGLGIDFTARDVQAKCKEKGLPWEKAKAFDGSAVIGNFFPKEEFDINKLSFQLKKNNEVVQEGNTQSMLWKIDELVSYVSQYFTLKKGDVIFTGTPAGVGKVEENDVLTGIIENKEAFQIKIK
- a CDS encoding 1,4-dihydroxy-2-naphthoyl-CoA synthase, translated to MIQPQWETAKEYEDITYKKSHNVARIAFNRPNVRNAFRPHTTSELLDAFNDAHEDTNIGVVLLSAEGPSTKDGVWSFCSGGDQNARGHQGYVGKDGYHRLNILEVQRLIRFMPKAVICVVPGWAVGGGHSLHVTCDLTLASKEHAIFKQTDADVTSFDAGYGSAYLAKMVGQKRAREIFFLGRNYSAQEAYEMGMVNAVVPHDELEQTAFDWAQEILEKSPTSIKMLKFAMNLTDDGMVGQQVFAGEVTRLAYMTDEAKEGRDAFLEKRKPNFPKTWIP